The following nucleotide sequence is from Zea mays cultivar B73 chromosome 1, Zm-B73-REFERENCE-NAM-5.0, whole genome shotgun sequence.
ataaccatcatcatagcataagtggttgcttcggcaaaaaggaaaaaactgtcttttgtacttcgtcgtgtacgagaagaagagcttcggaaaaaaggaaaagttgttttttatgcttcgctgtgtacgaaaagaagggaaggtgtttttcgccttcgactcaaaaagataatttcgtccacatcaaagcgtctttcatacattaatggaagggtaagagcatattacaaggtatgaacagaattcattaagaacagtttagtcatatttacaaaagttatttcaaaagtttcttgagtttgtctacagtctactcctactgatcttcatgaggcctcagctttggcgtcatactctttaagcatcggtctcggcttcgtcatcctacatgaattaagttgttgtgggtcaaaaccaagcttgaaggaaaaggtaagcacaaggtatgatttcttactggttcaagatgactccgagcttcgtctccagccttttttcgcccgccttttgtccatatcatctttacaaatctattagaaatgcttcgggcgaggtcaggaatatcatctaaaattgatggtgatagagtgaaattgggcctattaacaattttttcatggtcgcagccagctttcagaaaagctgcagcagtgccccgagaagctacccaggcacagaagtcaccgtgccaggctataacttcgtcaagctcatcaatttcaccctcaatatgttcgaaggtctttggtaaatcttcagttgacggggtgaacttcccactgctggccccgactgagtggaagatttttctcagtcgttgaatacatttattgctaaactccaaacatttgtcttgaaggcttgccaataattttttcaaatctgaattttgttggacttcggcttcaagtttcgtattaagttcttgcttttctttttcaaactgttcagattggcagagaagcttcgtattcaattctgctactttagcttcggcttctgccaataagctttcagttgtctgaagctcgaagtttttcttttcaataatagctgattgctcttttattttgctctctaaattttcaattataacctcgtgttttttgtcttctagatcttgctgcattttcaaagccttgctcaacagcatactctgcacgtaaacaaccttcgttagacatgtcttcattattaaaaacaataaaagtcaagggaaaagtagttcaccttgaaattggaataaaataaactaccaacgatatgttgtcgtcggtagcggctaatgtccgtttccagcttcggaaaaccgatactctttgatagagtaccgataaccttagctccagtttgatcccggatacagtctaatttttcatcgtcaatacccccgaagaggagtgctcctggtttatatccgcaagatttggcatattctttaagctcttctatttcggtttttgacaattcttgtccaactaaattttgaaacatgaaggcttcgtcctctgaagcttcgtcagaaatttccttttctttctcagacactgcagccatggcctcttcggcggcagtagtggcttcttctgtggccatgtttagcagcattttgtcgatgtgttcgattgtgcttgccaaattcaaatcttcagttgaggtagctttgatagccgcgacctccgaaggtgtgacttcaatatttgttatttcctcagccgctggtatcttctgagctgaagctctcggtggtgtcttgtcaatgacttctgtcactgcgatgattctttgtctctttgttttagttgttttcttcgttttttcgggctccttttccttctgaaaaaactttgtcagttgaggccccaatggacttagcttcgcaggcagggattcagtcattaccttcaaaatctcttccacgtcagtggcagagcgtgatgcgggagtctcctcttcgtcggatactttttgcttcggagatgatactttcctcttcttcggaatattcttcttttttggtggttctttctcatcttcatttaaagcttcggctacccttttccttttccggccttcgacacctttattcagattttcgtagtcagggtattcaaaacccagggcgtccagcactcgattcagtcttcgcttcggacgggtaccgaaggccgcagtcatcaactgatcctcttttttgagtaattaccgagtatttcattgcacattatttcaattgtgtccagccactcttggcaaggtgttttaaaatatttcttaaacttgtaatagtaaggtaaccgcacaagttccccttctttcttctccccctctagcttcggcatttcccattcttttaaggtaggaaaaaccctgaaagccaaaaactcttgaaccaggtctcttgtgctgatatgctctgaaataattttaaactcagccaacgctttttgggttggaccttctggtgtcatgttgcaatgaggtcgggtttctccgaagattagttcaagcggactctgcacaagcttctccttgtcgtcatcaaccttgacgtagaaccattccgatttccagcctgccggccacttgcttcgatagctgatgacaggaaactttgtggttttccgataggcaaaattatagcaaccaaagttatcatgcaatccatcttttctagccttcgtctgataatgcagctcatgaactcgacaaaagctgtcggcaaacggctccaccgcctggcttcggagggcccagatatagacgctaagcctaacaatagcgttaggagtcagctgatgaaagtagatctcaaacctcttcaatacatctgcaataatcccatgcagggggaatctcaacccagcctttagaaagctcttgaaaatgactatttcatccttctctggcttcggggtagtttcttccccccgaagcgtagtagcttcttctgactttcactgaaataacccgacttcaccatcttggagagatcagccttcgaaacagtcgactttccgaagtccaagtggctgggcttacttgacatggcaatacgataatcatcttcggaatcagtttcctcaatgtttccttcttccgcttcggcagtcgcctgttctgtctcagcagtggggatttcttccggggttaccagtccggatcgttgcatcgcttcggagatgggaacagtctccgatccttcagcttcgcctccctcacgctcaaccctagcggtagaacgcactctggccatttaactctgaaattttttttgggaactaaatgctttttcttccgaagctttttcttctgacgaagtaggcttcaaactggagcttcgtctgattctgagagtcaagcttcggctatggttaaaaatttttgcagcaaaacagtgcaaatagcaatgaatgctgtggtaacttcacacctactcgtctgtttatatagtgatgtaggtaagaaggtgaatcgccaggatttttacaccaggcggacagccgcttgcactcgctgcgcggtggaccgcagagaccaaacaatagctctgcaaggtgggaccgctacgcgctcggaaactgaatcgtttctcgacaacgagctcagggaaggtgttttttggaccttcggcttcccgaagcttaagagacttttttcacggatcaagctcgttacgaaaaacgatctagcgccgcgaaaggggctactgttgggactatgcttcgtcgccgaaggtcttgtaggaagaagcagcttcggctgaagctgtccgcatgagatgaccgaaggatcctcttcatgaagcttcggaattacaaaccgacttaaaagtagaatgaccttttagtccataaatgtttgggtcgctgttgtaatcccttataaggggcatagttgtaattccccacaggctgtgtcctgtgcctataaatagtgaacaatattcctttactgttcacgcattcctgtatttgcaatcgcatcattcgggaaccaatctttgccaaggcagaggtataactgtatttaatgattaaatatactgagtagatataatatggttcgtttatgattcatttacctttgatactctatattttatgttatcttatacaatctattaaaattcaattacgaagatttaaccctcgtagtcgtattgtcatcaaccttcgtccaaggtccattaatccccaagggaataatgcttcgttggacgaagaacattaacatttaacattttatgttgtcttgttcttaattcatagcatttgagaacaagttccctacAGGATCCTTTAACTTTATGTTGATATTTTTTCAACTACGTTTGGGCTTGATTTGCCGCATGTGGCTTTTGTGATACTGCTTTTGTCTATGTCGTTGTTGTTTTTGCGACCTTGCCGTAAGCCGTCAGGCCCAAGGTGGGGAACTCTTTTTtctcattatatatatatatatatatatatatatatatatatatataatctgtTGGAGACAACCTAATGAGTCTTAATACCAGGGATTCAGGTTCGCTGAGAAGTCTCCACACTTCTATATATAAAAAATTGTGTGCTCCTATAGAAAAAGGTGCCAGGAGTCATTTGTGCTTTCCGTACGTATTTTCCCATCATAATTACAAAACCAATTCATTCGAACCATGCCCCTTGATCGTATCAAGGACAAATCGATGGTGATGTATGTGTACAAAAAGAACGTTGCTTACCCCATAAACTGGTCTGTTCTTCATACAGGCCCAACGACTGATCCATAAGGACAAATATATTACACGTTTTTGGACACGGGGTACTTAACAAAACCGAGGCCTGATTGCTCACAAGTGTTCTGCTGCGAAAAAAAAACACAGGGACTGCAGGCACTAGAGCAGCACCTCTTCAGGCCTTGATACAACACCGGAAGTAGCTCAGGAACTTCTTCCCTCCCTGCATCAACATATTTCAGATTAGTAACGGCATGCGTGGATCAAGGTTACGCAAACAAAATGTCTGGTGCATAATGGTAAGGTGTGGCAGAAATTGCATTGTGATTCTCTGTCATCGCAAACAACGATGCAAAGAAAAGCATTATGAAGATATGCCAATAAACTCTTGCAAAATGTTCTAGGTTGTTGTCAATTAAAGgcatgtttgtttgggattataatattATATAATCTGACTTATTTTGAAGGAACGTTTAGTTcaaaataagttagattatataacCTATGCaaattataatctcaaacaaacatGCTCTAAGTagaggtggtaatggatcatgaccCTAATACTTGCTTCACAAACCAACAAGGCCCTTAATTTTGTTAGTTCAAAATTGTATTGTTTTATGATCCGGCCCTAACTTGACTTGATCCTTAAATTTGCTAGGCTAAATTAAATggcccattaccacccctagctcTAAGTCTCGGTTTGCCACTTCTTCAACCAATTTGCTACTTGTCACAGCTACAACCCGAGAGTTGCTTATCCCCTCAACTGGCTAAAAGCTAAACCCATCATTAGTTTCCCTAAGATTCCCCTACGGACAATGACACATCAATACATCTGGGCGGCTTTTCTAAAGGCATGTAGATATGGACAATATATGATTAAGAAAATAAGAAGATTCGTCCTTACCTAACAGTCACCACAACCGATCTACAGTTGTTGGGACGACCTAATCTTGGTCCCAATTCGGGTAGCAGAAAGGACTCATGATGAAACTATCATCTAACTCGTTGAATCATATTTCAGTAGAACTCTTATTAATAGTTGATTCTAAATGAGAGGGGGATTTTGCACCATTCAAATATATTATTCAGTAGAACTCTTATTAATACCTTGATCCAGATTTTGAGCGCAAACTGCTCTTGTGTGTCTACATCTTATTATAATCTACAGCATATGCAGTAAACCCGTGGTTCTCCATGATCTTCTTATTCTGTCCTCAAGATTATGGAACGAAATGTTATCCCTGTAGGGGAACATTTGGTTAAGACATCAATTAGCTAGTATTACCAGTTCGAAGCTCTGCCACATGTAGATGCGAGTTGCTGTACTCTTCCAACATTGACATGTTGGGGGGAACTATTATGACATTTCAGAAATCTGCCGCGGCAGGATATCGAGCTCCTACAGACTGCAGCGATGCTGCCTATTGAAGTGGTGAGGTGACTTTACTACGTATTTCGTAATTCCAAAAGAACTGCTTTCGCCAGCTGCAGCTTTTTAGTCCACTGTCAGCGTTGCTAATCTGGCTCGTCCGGAGACTAGTTTAGTTTAATTCATTCATTTTGTACCTAGCTTGTACTCCAGTCATTCACAAATAGCAAGGTCAATCCTCGACACTAGCTAATTACTACCCGCGCTTATAAATTCCAGTTAAAACTAGACGAATCGAAATCCAGTTAAAAAAAGGGAAAGAAAAGATGCCTCAGGTTGGTTTAATGATGCTGGGACGGGGAACGGGGCACGAAACGAAAAAGTTTACCGTTGGGGAGTGGTCGTCggcggggccggggcgggggcggccgagcttggGCGGGGCGATACTGGGCTGCGGCTTCTGGGCGTGGGCGAGGAggtcgtcgtcgccgccgaggCTGGCGCGGGAGAGCTCCTTCTTGTTCTGCTTGCGCATCTCGCGGATCTTGGAGAAGTCCATGGAGTAGTCCGGCAGCGCGCCGTTCTTCGTGTCCCAGTCCCCGAACGCCGGCACCGTCATCCAGGCGTTGGCGCCCGCCGCGTCGTGGCCCCGCTGCTGCATGCGCGCACCGACCGCCGCGTGTGAGACGCGCCTCGCGGCAGGAACAGGAACCCGGTGCCTAGCTAGCCGAGCGAGCTGAGCTCCTCGGGAAAGGAATCAAGAGAGAGAGGGTCCAGGGAGGCAGAGATCACTAGGTTTACTTACCTCCTTTAGGTTCTCCATGGACGGATGATTGATCCCTGCCTGGTGCCTGCTGTCTCTCTCGTGTTCTTCTTGCCTTGCTGGGTCTCGAGCGTGTCGTCTCGGCTCTCTGATGAAGGTGTGGTGAAGCAAATTCCGCAATCACGGAACAGAACAACAGTGTTGGACTTGTCTTCTTCGGTAGGCACGGGCAGCAGCAGCTACCGCCGCACACGGTGTGTGTGGACTGTGGAGACGAGAGGAGAGAAGGACCACGTCGACCAGCACACCGAAGTGGAAAGAAAATCCAGCTGGTTTCGAGCCACCAGTGGGTGCCCACTGCAGCTTTATAATCTTCCTGCAAAGCTCTCTCTTCGATCCGTTGCGCTGACTGCCCGTTGCATACCACGCCAACACCACGCGTCCGCGGCGCGGAGGGCGGAGGCGGGCGGCCACAGCTGGTGACTGCTGTGCTGTGTGGTGTGGTGGAGTGGAGCCGTGGAGCTAGCATTGAGGATTGCCTGCCAATCTGGGCCCACAGACCCGTGACTTCACCCGGTCCGTGCTGTGGCCATGGCTTCACACGGCTTTTGCCTCCTCTACTACTACTACGCGAATACCTTTCAGGGAGGACAGGATGGTGACTAGTCGGCAGGGAGGAAAAATAATCCGCGACTCCGTGTGGCCAGCTCGGCCGTGCCCCCGAAAAGGAGAAGCACAAGCACAATTCGGTGCCCGGCCTAAACGTCCTTGCCATTGCCAAAATCGGATGCGACTGGCAAGTGGCAACAAGCTCGCTCATCCTCTTCACTTTGCAGGCGACCTGTCCACCTTCCCGTGAATCATGTCATGTAGGGCGAGAGACGAAGAAGTGACCATGGCGACGCTGACGTACGCAGGGGTTCCAGAGGTTCAGACGGCTGCCGAAGTTCTCAGAGCCTCCAATCCGGCCAGCGTGTTGTTGCCGCCAATAACTACCGGCGTTCCCATCATATCATGATACAGTATATGCGTTCATTCACTCATGAACTCCTTCGTGACAGCGTTATTAGCGGCTGGACGCGTTGGCGAAGGTT
It contains:
- the LOC100274922 gene encoding uncharacterized protein LOC100274922 isoform 1 (isoform 1 is encoded by transcript variant 1), which codes for MENLKERGHDAAGANAWMTVPAFGDWDTKNGALPDYSMDFSKIREMRKQNKKELSRASLGGDDDLLAHAQKPQPSIAPPKLGRPRPGPADDHSPTGGKKFLSYFRCCIKA
- the LOC100274922 gene encoding uncharacterized protein LOC100274922 isoform 2 (isoform 2 is encoded by transcript variant 2) produces the protein MENLKEQRGHDAAGANAWMTVPAFGDWDTKNGALPDYSMDFSKIREMRKQNKKELSRASLGGDDDLLAHAQKPQPSIAPPKLGRPRPGPADDHSPTGGKKFLSYFRCCIKA